A segment of the Anomalospiza imberbis isolate Cuckoo-Finch-1a 21T00152 chromosome 16, ASM3175350v1, whole genome shotgun sequence genome:
AACAAGCCCCCAGCAGGAACAAGGACACTGGGTGGTTCACAATCACACTGGTGGGTTTTGCAAAGGTTCCCAGAAACAGGACAAGCATTTGATGCTGGGCTGAATCCCAGATGCCGCATGACAGTGCAAGAAGAGAGACACAGTGTCCTCGACCAGCACCCCTTGtgtgggcactgctgctgcgCACACCAGCACATGAGACAGTCGGGATTCCCCTCAGCAAAACACTGCAGCATCAAATCTACATCAGAGCGAGTTGTCTAGACTTCATCTGCTCTCAGTGGAGAGGAACAGACACTTCTGGGGCATCACTCCTCTCCTCCTCAGGTAGACGCCTAAATAGGTCAGACAAACGGTGTGCTGGGTGTGTGTTGGTCTCTCAACTGCCAAAAAAGTGATGCTGGACAAGGGCTCAGAGGGTGACCTTAGTGGTCAGTGACTTCCTCTCCTTGTGCTGCCAAacagtgctggtggcagccaAATAAACCAAAGGCTCCTTGAAAGCTGGTTGCCAGAATGAGAAGGCGCGTGCCTAACTAATAGGGGAGTTGGATGGATCTCCAACACCTCTGACTGCTGACTGTCTTTCCTTTGTGCTTAGTTTGtgcttgtgttttgttttgagcAGGTGAGCCGGGGGACTGAGTGGGGACAGCTGAACACACGGAGGCACAGGGAGATGGGGACCAGTGCCACGATGtgcagcaaaaagaaaacaaggagaaGTACTATAAAAAATGAGAGGAAGGCTTGTCTCTAAGCCTGAACAACTCCTCTGCACAGGCGCTTAACTTCATGACTCCCTCCTCGACATGCTGGAGGCCTGGTGATGTGGGACCAGCCTCAACCACCAAGGCCTTGGTAGCAGCCCCTGGCTGCTGGCTGCCGAGTACCGTGGGCGCCGAGGTCTGCTTTCTCCACGGATGCTTCCCTCCCGTCTCTGAGCCATGAAGAGAAGGGAGAGGCAAGCAAAGCTTCCGAAGGAGCACTAGCCCAAACCTTCCCGGCCCCTGTCCTGTTCCCCGCTTCCAGCAGACCAGGAGCCCCTTCTCCGTGCTGCCCTTCCAGATGGCAGGTCGCCGGTGGGCCGCGACGTCTGCCCTCTGCATGTGCGTGGCGGCCGTGTCTCTCCTGCACACCGGCGGGGTGCGGGCAGACTGCTGGCTCATCGAGGGGGACAAGGGCTTTGTCTGGTTGGCCATCTGCAGCCAAAACCAGCCCCCCTACGAGTCCATCCCCCAGCAGATCAACAGCACCATCGTGGACTTGCGGCTGAACGACAACAAGATCAAGAGCGTGCAGTATGCCTCGCTCAGCCGCTTCGGCAACCTGACATACCTCAACCTGACGAAGAACGAGATCTCCTACATCGAGGACGGTGCCTTTTCAGGACAGTTCAAcctccaggtgctgcagctgggttACAACCGCCTGAGGAACCTCACCGAGGGCATCCTCCGGGGCCTGGGGAAGCTGGAGTACCTCTATCTCCAGGCCAACCTCATCGAGACTGTCACCCCCAATGCCTTCTGGGAGTGCCCCAACATAGTGAACATTGACCTGTCCATGAACAGGATCCAGAGACTGGACAGCAACACTTTTCGGGGCCTAAACAAGCTCTCTGTCTGTGAACTCTACAGTAACCCTTTCTACTGCTCCTGCGAGCTCCTCGGCTTCCTGCAATGGCTGGAGGCTTTCACCAACATGACACGCACCTACGACCGGATGCAGTGCGACTCCCCACCCGACTACATGGGCTACTACTTGTTAGGCCAAGGCCGGACTGGCTACCGCAATGCTCTGAGCATGCTCTCGTCCCTTTGCACTGGTGGCTCCTACACTGTGATCCCTCGTTTTATCCCTCCCAGGTACCAGGTGACCACGGTGCCCTCTGAAAGCCCCTGCTCCGAGGAGGAGTGCTCCTCTGGCGACGGCACGACGCCGCAGTTCTCCCTGTTCACGCCCATCGGTGAGACGGAGGTGCGCCCCAACATCCAGGTGAAGCACCTCAACCACAACTCGGCCGTCCTCACCGTGCAGATTCCCTACCCCTTCAGCAAGATGTACATCCTCTCCCAGTTCGAAAACGGCTTCTCCTCCATGATCACCAAGCtcaggaagaaggaggagaacATCACCGTGAGCAACCTAGTAGCACAAAGAGATTACACCTACTGTGTAGTCTCTGTTCACCAGTACTCCAAGTACAACCACACCTGCGTCACCATCACCCCCACCAGACCCAACCGCAAGGAGCCGGTGCCCACCCCTTCCACTGCCACTCATTATATCATGACAATCCTGGGCTGTCTCTTTGGCATGGTGATTGTCCTGGGCGTGGTGTATTACTGCCTCCGGAAGAGGCGCCAGCAGGAGGAGAAGCACAAAAAGGCTGCTGGCAGCATGAAGAAGACCATCATCGAGCTGAAGTATGGGCCAGAAATGGAGACCACCAGCATCACCCAGCTGTCCCAGGGACAGATATTGGGTGGGGAGACAGTGACTCGTATCCCCTACCTACCTTCTGCTGGCGAGGTTGAGCAGTACAAGCTGATTGAGAGCAGCGAGACCCCTAAGGCCACCAAGGGCAACTACATGGAGGTGAGGACGGGTGAGCAGCCTGAGAGGCGAGACTGtgagctgtccctgccaccaGACACGCAGGGCTCCGTGGCTGAGATCTCCACCATTGCCAAGGAGGTGGACAAGGTGAACCAGATCATCAACAACTGCATCGATGCCTTGAAGTCCGAGTCCACCTCTTTCCAAGGGGTGAAGTCGGGGGCAGTTTCCACGGTGGAGCCTCAGCTGGTGCTCTTGTCAGAGCAGATCCCCAGCAAGCACGGATTCCTTTCCCCCGTCTACAAGGAAAGCTACAACCACCCTCTCCAGCGACACCACAGCATGGAGGCGGCCCCCAAACGCTCCAGCACCTCTTCCAGTGGCTCCATACGGAGCCCCAGGTCCTACCGCTCCGAGGGATCGGGCCACAAATCCGAAGCCAAATACATTGAGAAGACATCCCCCACCACCGACACCATCCTCACTGTGACACCGGCCGCAGCCATCCTGCGGGCAGAGGCGGAGAAGATCCGCCAGTACAGCGAACACCGGCACTCGTACCCCAGCTCGCACCCAGGGGAGCAGCACGACAGCATGGGTGGGCGGAAGCCCTCCATCCTGGAGCCTCTGACCCGTCCTCGCCCCAGAGACCTGGCCTACTCCCAGCTCTCACCCCAGTATCACAACCTGAGCTACACCTCAAGCCCAGAGTACACCTGCAAACCATCACACAGCATCTGGGAGCGCTTCAAACTCAACCGCAAGCGGCACAAAGATGAGGAGGAGTACATGGCAGCCGGCCATGCCCTACGCAAAAAGGTCCAGTTTGCCAAAGACGAGGATCTTCACGACATCTTAGACTACTGGAAGGGCGTCTCTGCCCAGCAAAAGTCCTGAGTCCTCACACAACTCGTGACTTAACACACTAACTGGACCAAAAGAAATCTGCAGCAGCTATTTTTATTCAGACTgtctttgaaacaaaataaaattaaaaaaaaaaaagagaatcaataaaaaattaaaagagagaacaaataatgaaaaatctataaatattctatataatatatacagTGAGATATTAAAATGTCCTCACGTTGGTGAGACGTGCACCAAATTTGAACACAAACTTTGCAAACAAACTGtggagtggggaaaaaaaaagttttgtttcattttgattttttaaaaaaaaatataagaaaaaagaaaaaattgaatataaaatgaaaatgaaagagCGGGCAGAGAGCTGAGGTCTGGCGTTTTCCAATATTGCATTGCATGAGTCCCTATTCCGTGATTTTGTGGATTCTTTGTGAACAGTTTGtgttcttccttccttcccttccaaaATCAACAGCGacaaaaacagcaacaaaaaccaaaaagagaCCAGAAGGAGCTCCATCTTTTGGGCTGTTTTTGCAAACGGAGTCTTCCAGTTTAGACTTTTACCCGGTCGAAGGCCCGTTCACATTTTCACTCACTAAGAGGTTTTACCACACATTGCATTGTAAACCGAAGTCGTTAATTGTACAGAGAAAATTTCTATATTTGCAATGTTTGCTGTATAAtgagaaagagagaggagaaaaaaaaacaatactacatctactaaaaaaaaatatatatatatatctatattcaCCTGTTTGTACCAGGTTTTAATCATGGATTTTAGAGAAAGAGATGGAGTTTTATTTGAAGGacttttttgttggttggttggttgatgGGATATCTTTTGGAGGGGGGAGTGTACGGATTTCTAagtgtttgttttgatttcttccACCAATTTTCTGTGTCCAAGTTCTCATCACTTCCAAGTGCATTGAAGAAAAAAGGCTCGTATGTAGGAAAATAGAATCCCTCACCTTATTCCAGGTGGGCGACCATCACCACCAGGAACTGGGAAGGGGATGAGAAGTGAAGGGCTCTTGGCTGAGCAGGTGCCACCATGCAGTGGGATTTCTCCTGCAGATCAGAAGGTATTGGTCTCTGCCCCTAAACAGATGTGTCTGGGCAGTGGTGGCCCTTGGGACCAGCCACTGAGGGGTGGATTATCCCCCCATTTTCAGGATGGGGAGGCAGTGGTGTGTTAGAGCACAAAGCCTCTTGCTGCtctgtggaggaggagggaatgGAGGGTGATTTTGCTTTTGAGGTAAAAGACACTCGGCATTTACAGCCTGCCCCATACTGAGACACCCCAGGGAGCCCCTGACCAGCCCTTGGCACTctgagactggagaggaagggGATGGCTCTGTGTCAATGGGTCTGCCCAAGCAGCCACATGCCCCTCAACCATTGCTGTCCAGCACTGTTCCAAGACTCCACAGCTTTTTGCCTCATCTCTAAAATACTCACATGAGGTGAGAAGAGAGATGTTGAGGCCATGAAGGCACTTCCAGGCCACACTGGTGGCCAAAGAACACTATTTTATCCTGATCAGCTCCAGCTGAGTCCCAAGcccctgtgtctcacccaccCATGACCAACAAAAA
Coding sequences within it:
- the ELFN1 gene encoding protein ELFN1; translated protein: MAGRRWAATSALCMCVAAVSLLHTGGVRADCWLIEGDKGFVWLAICSQNQPPYESIPQQINSTIVDLRLNDNKIKSVQYASLSRFGNLTYLNLTKNEISYIEDGAFSGQFNLQVLQLGYNRLRNLTEGILRGLGKLEYLYLQANLIETVTPNAFWECPNIVNIDLSMNRIQRLDSNTFRGLNKLSVCELYSNPFYCSCELLGFLQWLEAFTNMTRTYDRMQCDSPPDYMGYYLLGQGRTGYRNALSMLSSLCTGGSYTVIPRFIPPRYQVTTVPSESPCSEEECSSGDGTTPQFSLFTPIGETEVRPNIQVKHLNHNSAVLTVQIPYPFSKMYILSQFENGFSSMITKLRKKEENITVSNLVAQRDYTYCVVSVHQYSKYNHTCVTITPTRPNRKEPVPTPSTATHYIMTILGCLFGMVIVLGVVYYCLRKRRQQEEKHKKAAGSMKKTIIELKYGPEMETTSITQLSQGQILGGETVTRIPYLPSAGEVEQYKLIESSETPKATKGNYMEVRTGEQPERRDCELSLPPDTQGSVAEISTIAKEVDKVNQIINNCIDALKSESTSFQGVKSGAVSTVEPQLVLLSEQIPSKHGFLSPVYKESYNHPLQRHHSMEAAPKRSSTSSSGSIRSPRSYRSEGSGHKSEAKYIEKTSPTTDTILTVTPAAAILRAEAEKIRQYSEHRHSYPSSHPGEQHDSMGGRKPSILEPLTRPRPRDLAYSQLSPQYHNLSYTSSPEYTCKPSHSIWERFKLNRKRHKDEEEYMAAGHALRKKVQFAKDEDLHDILDYWKGVSAQQKS